The Amblyomma americanum isolate KBUSLIRL-KWMA chromosome 6, ASM5285725v1, whole genome shotgun sequence genome has a window encoding:
- the LOC144094489 gene encoding gamma-aminobutyric acid receptor subunit pi-like → MGRSVDPSRLVGDSRFEPRTMIEGLCRIIIVLGLYGSYAYANLTVDEVTTKLVVLGSGYKKYVAPSQAGEPAQVYLDMSLMNVDPLSGAENEFGLLALVRLRWRDPRLNLSFFRKNSFLALPTYLEDEIWTPRLAFLDASEVRPLAATADHALRVTRVSEDGTVADTRRYVFKVACAINLDLYPFDTQLCPFRVKLLRHTESTAQLQWISAYKSSAEDVAWPRGPRLQTVMISTGEQTLESIAGRQRCLLLQFAFSRNPWPHLLSTWLPSAMLVPVAWARLWFPGGSLFLPCAALAGLTLHATQFKAQLRGYDLLTAMDVWLLLCLGFVLGAFLDHLMVCNANQRAWSAQKLAEDIAASDASRRSSDQVYVADGYRLTHEAETQTPPDVGLDEALHDRRAWLVFFFGFPLVTLVYWAYYLAASH, encoded by the exons ATGGGGCGCAGTGTCGACCCGTCTCGCCTAGTTGGGGACTCACGGTTTGAGCCGCGAACG ATGATTGAAGGACTTTGCCGGATTATTATTGTTCTCGGATTGTATGG GTCGTACGCGTACGCAAACCTGACCGTTGATGAGGTGACTACGAAACTTGTCGTCCTCGGCTCTGGCTACAAGAAATACGTAGCTCCGTCCCAAGCCG GTGAGCCCGCGCAAGTTTACCTCGACATGAGTTTGATGAACGTTGATCCACTGTCCGGTGCGGAAAAT GAGTTCGGCCTGCTGGCGCTGGTACGTCTGCGGTGGCGCGACCCTCGGCTCAACTTGAGCTTCTTTCGAAAGAACAGTTTCCTGGCGTTGCCCACCTACCTGGAAGACGAAATCTGGACGCCCCGGCTCGCATTCCTCGACGCCAGCGAGGTGCGCCCGCTGGCGGCCACGGCGGACCACGCATTGCGCGTCACACGGGTCTCCGAGGACGGCACAGTCGCCGACACTCGCAG GTACGTGTTCAAGGTGGCCTGCGCAATCAACTTGGACCTCTATCCGTTTGACACGCAGCTCTGTCCATTCAGGGTCAAATTAT TGCGCCATACTGAGTCTACGGCGCAGCTCCAATGGATCAGCGCGTACAAGTCCAGCGCGGAGGATGTGGCGTGGCCGCGCGGACCTCGATTACAGACCGTCATGATCAGCACGGGCGAGCAGACGCTTGAGTCGATCGCAG GGCGGCAGCGCTGCCTGCTGCTGCAGTTCGCGTTCAGCCGCAACCCGTGGCCGCACCTGCTGAGCACCTGGCTGCCATCAGCCATGCTGGTGCCGGTGGCCTGGGCGCGCCTCTGGTTTCCCGGGGGAAGCTTGTTCCTGCCGTGCGCCGCCCTGGCGGGACTCACGCTGCACGCCACGCAGTTCAAGGCGCAGCTGCGCGGCTACGACCTGCTCACCGCTATGGACGTCTGGCTTCTGCTCTGCCTGGGGTTCGTGCTGGGAGCTTTCCTGGACCACTTGATGGTGTGCAACGCG AACCAGCGGGCCTGGAGCGCGCAGAAGCTGGCAGAGGACATCGCGGCGAGCGATGCTAGCCGCCGCTCTTCGGATCAGGTGTACGTGGCCGACGGCTACCGCCTGACGCACGAGGCCGAGACCCAGACGCCGCCGGACGTCGGGCTGGACGAGGCCCTCCACGACCGCCGTGCTTGGCTCGTCTTCTTCTTCGGCTTCCCGCTCGTCACACTCGTCTACTGGGCGTACTACCTGGCCGCTTCGCACTGA